GTCATTGCGAGGAGCCCTTGCGACAAAGCAATCCAGACTGGTTCCGCGGAGGGCTCCTGGATTGCTTCGCGGAGCCTGTCATCGGGCCGCGCTTCGCGCGGACCAGATGGCTCGCAATGACGAGGACATAATCATCGGAAATCGGGTGGCGGGGCGAAGGCCGGGCTGCAAAGGTGATTGCCATGACAATGACCGCACGCAAATCGCCCCAAACGTCGTCCATCGACCTTGCCGCCCAGCTCAATACACTCGACTGGCCGCAGATCACCGCCGAGCTCGACGCCCAAGGCTGCGCGGTCCTGAAAAACCTTCTCACTCCGGACCATTGCCGCGCCATCGCCGGCCTCTACCCTGACGACACGCATTTCCGCAGCCGGATCGTCATGGGCCGCCACGGCTTTGGCCGCGGCGAGTACAAATATTTCTCCTATCCGCTGCCCGACCTGATCGCGCAGCTGCGCCCCGCGCTCTATGGGCACCTACAAGCCGTCGCCAACCGCTGGAACGAGGCGATGGGGATCGACGTCGGCTATCCCGCCGCGCACACGGCGTTCCTGAAGCGCTGCCACGACGCCGGCCAGACCCGGCCGACACCGCTCCTGCTGCAGTACGAAGCCGGCGACTACAATTGCCTGCATCAGGACCTCTATGGCGAGCATGTGTTCCCGATCCAGGTCGCGATCCTCCTGTCCGAGCCGGGCCGAGACTTCACAGGCGGCGAGTTCGTGCTGACCGAGCAGCGGCCGCGCATGCAGTCGCGTGCCGAGGTGGTGCCGCTGGCGCAGGGCGATGCCGTCGCCTTCGCTGTGCATCATCGCCCGGTGCAGGGGACACGCGGCACTTACCGCGTTAACATGCGCCATGGCGTCAGTCGGATCCGATCCGGCCAGCGCCACACGCTGGGTGTGATCTTTCATGATGCGAAATGAGCGGAGCCATTGACGGCTGATTTGTTCGACAGCGTGGCCGAGGCCCAGCCGTCGCGCGAGGAGATCGCCGATGGCGCCGTGCTGTTGCGCGGCTTCGTCAGGCCGATCGAAAGCGAGCTGATCGAGGCCGTGCGCGCGATCGTCGCGCAA
This genomic stretch from Bradyrhizobium daqingense harbors:
- a CDS encoding 2OG-Fe(II) oxygenase yields the protein MTMTARKSPQTSSIDLAAQLNTLDWPQITAELDAQGCAVLKNLLTPDHCRAIAGLYPDDTHFRSRIVMGRHGFGRGEYKYFSYPLPDLIAQLRPALYGHLQAVANRWNEAMGIDVGYPAAHTAFLKRCHDAGQTRPTPLLLQYEAGDYNCLHQDLYGEHVFPIQVAILLSEPGRDFTGGEFVLTEQRPRMQSRAEVVPLAQGDAVAFAVHHRPVQGTRGTYRVNMRHGVSRIRSGQRHTLGVIFHDAK